A window from Erythrobacter sp. YJ-T3-07 encodes these proteins:
- a CDS encoding aldehyde dehydrogenase family protein, with translation MPQLKDTYPLYLRNEAAQPNTDLEVTDKYTGEVAFRTALATPEIIDDAIVGTVEATEPMARLASYQRQDVLMHCVKRFEERFDELAYALCVEAGKPIGDSEGEVTRLIDTFRIAAEESVRLGGEVMPLDISERAKGYQAIWKRVPIGPCSFISPFNFPLNLAAHKIAPALAVGCPFILKPASKTPLGAIIIGEVLAETDLPKGAFSILPASRDGADLFTTDERLKLLSFTGSDEVGWALKARAGKKKVVMELGGNAAVIIDRDADLKDALPRVIKGAFYQSGQSCISVQRILIHEDVYDEFRDMLVEEAKALVAGDPKDKHTFIGPMIDDGEAERVEAWTRQALDHGAKLLCGGTREGRMIPATLLENVDRDAKVVNEEVFGPLAVLMKFSTFDEAIEETNRSEFGLQAGIFTRDLFKMFDAWDRLDYGGICINEIPSYRVDNMPYGGVKNSGLGREGVRFAMEDMTEIRNLVIRR, from the coding sequence GTGCCACAGCTCAAGGACACCTACCCCCTCTACCTTCGCAACGAGGCCGCGCAGCCCAACACCGATCTCGAGGTGACGGACAAGTACACCGGCGAGGTCGCATTCCGCACCGCACTCGCCACGCCCGAGATCATCGACGACGCGATCGTCGGCACGGTCGAGGCGACGGAGCCGATGGCGCGGCTCGCCAGCTATCAGCGGCAGGACGTGCTGATGCACTGCGTGAAACGGTTCGAGGAGCGTTTCGACGAACTCGCCTATGCGCTGTGCGTCGAAGCGGGCAAGCCGATCGGCGACAGCGAGGGTGAGGTCACCCGCCTGATCGACACCTTCCGCATCGCCGCCGAGGAAAGCGTGCGGCTGGGCGGCGAGGTCATGCCGCTCGACATTTCCGAACGCGCCAAAGGCTATCAGGCGATCTGGAAGCGCGTGCCCATCGGCCCGTGCAGCTTCATCTCTCCTTTCAACTTCCCGCTGAACCTTGCCGCGCACAAGATCGCGCCCGCGCTCGCGGTGGGCTGCCCCTTCATCCTCAAGCCCGCGAGCAAGACGCCGCTGGGCGCGATCATCATCGGCGAGGTGCTGGCCGAGACCGACCTGCCCAAGGGCGCGTTCTCGATCCTGCCCGCCAGCCGCGACGGCGCGGACCTGTTCACCACCGACGAACGCCTCAAGCTGCTCAGCTTCACCGGGTCGGACGAGGTCGGTTGGGCGCTGAAGGCGCGGGCAGGCAAGAAGAAGGTCGTGATGGAGCTGGGCGGCAATGCCGCGGTCATCATCGACCGTGATGCCGATCTGAAGGATGCCCTGCCGCGCGTCATCAAGGGCGCCTTCTACCAGTCCGGCCAGTCATGCATCTCGGTCCAGCGCATCCTCATTCACGAAGATGTCTACGACGAGTTTCGCGACATGCTGGTCGAGGAAGCCAAGGCCCTCGTCGCGGGCGACCCGAAGGACAAGCACACCTTCATCGGCCCGATGATCGACGACGGCGAGGCCGAACGGGTCGAGGCATGGACTAGGCAAGCCCTCGACCATGGCGCAAAGCTGCTGTGCGGCGGCACGCGCGAGGGGCGGATGATCCCTGCAACCCTGCTCGAAAACGTCGACCGCGACGCTAAGGTGGTGAACGAGGAAGTGTTCGGGCCGCTCGCCGTCCTCATGAAGTTCTCCACTTTCGACGAGGCGATCGAGGAAACCAACCGCTCCGAATTCGGGCTCCAGGCGGGGATCTTCACGCGCGACCTGTTCAAGATGTTCGATGCGTGGGACCGGCTGGATTACGGCGGCATCTGCATCAACGAGATCCCCAGCTACCGCGTCGACAACATGCCCTATGGCGGGGTCAAGAACTCCGGCCTGGGCCGCGAGGGTGTGCGCTTCGCGATGGAGGACATGACCGAGATCCGGAATCTCGTGATCCGGCGGTAA
- a CDS encoding acetolactate synthase large subunit, with the protein MAEGQAIKTSDLFVQCLEAEGVEYVFGVPGEENLDLLDSLSRSDIRLVLTRHEQGAGFMAATYGRLTGKTAVCLTTLGPGATNALTAVAYAQLGGMPMLTVTGQKPIKHSKQGRFQILDVVAMMHPVTKFAHQLASGETLPARVREAVRLAEEERPGATHLELPEDIAAEEAHATPLKASVARRPSAEPKAVRIAVEAVEAAKRPLLVIGAGANRNMASKMLGEFVDKTGIPFVTTQMGKGVLDEERPLFLGCAALSSGDFVHRAIEEADCILSIGHDVIEKPPFFMHRDDKRVVIHVSYNTAEVDPVYFPQIEVIGDIANAIWQMKEAITPRDDWDASCMLRYREAEQEHSRELMEDRCFPIFPPFLVAAIRRAMPREGVICLDNGVYKLWFARNYMAHLPNTILLDNALASMGAGLPSAIATALVHPQRKVLAVCGDGGFMMSGQELETAVRLGVDLTVLILRDDAYGMIRWKQKNMGLADYGLTFGNPDFVDYAQSFGAHGHRVESAEHLEQLLAQCRDAGGVHVIDCPVDYSENDSLLNHEIKERSAQL; encoded by the coding sequence ATGGCCGAGGGACAAGCGATCAAGACGAGCGATCTGTTCGTCCAGTGCCTTGAGGCGGAGGGCGTCGAATATGTCTTCGGCGTTCCGGGCGAGGAGAACCTCGACCTGCTCGATTCGCTCTCGCGCTCCGACATCCGTCTGGTGCTCACCCGGCACGAACAGGGCGCGGGGTTCATGGCCGCGACCTATGGCCGGCTGACGGGCAAGACGGCGGTGTGCCTGACCACGCTGGGCCCGGGTGCAACCAATGCGCTGACCGCGGTGGCCTATGCCCAGCTTGGCGGGATGCCGATGCTAACCGTGACCGGGCAGAAGCCGATCAAGCATTCCAAGCAGGGCCGCTTCCAGATCCTCGACGTGGTCGCGATGATGCACCCGGTGACCAAGTTCGCGCACCAGCTGGCGAGCGGGGAGACGCTGCCCGCGCGGGTGCGCGAGGCGGTGCGGCTGGCCGAGGAAGAGCGGCCCGGCGCGACCCATCTCGAACTGCCCGAAGATATCGCCGCGGAAGAGGCCCACGCCACCCCTCTCAAAGCCTCGGTCGCGCGCCGCCCCTCCGCCGAGCCCAAGGCGGTGCGGATCGCGGTCGAGGCGGTGGAAGCCGCGAAGAGGCCGCTGCTGGTGATCGGCGCGGGCGCGAACCGCAACATGGCGAGCAAGATGCTCGGCGAATTCGTCGACAAGACCGGCATTCCCTTCGTCACCACCCAGATGGGCAAGGGCGTGCTGGACGAGGAGCGACCGCTGTTCCTCGGCTGTGCGGCGCTTTCCAGCGGCGATTTCGTCCACCGGGCGATCGAGGAAGCGGACTGCATCCTCTCGATCGGGCACGACGTGATCGAGAAGCCGCCCTTCTTCATGCACCGCGACGACAAGCGGGTGGTCATCCACGTGTCGTACAACACGGCGGAGGTGGACCCGGTCTATTTCCCGCAGATCGAGGTGATCGGCGATATCGCCAACGCGATCTGGCAGATGAAGGAGGCGATCACCCCCCGCGACGACTGGGATGCAAGCTGCATGCTGCGTTACCGCGAGGCGGAGCAGGAGCATTCGCGCGAGTTGATGGAGGATCGCTGCTTCCCGATCTTCCCGCCGTTCCTGGTCGCCGCGATCCGCCGGGCGATGCCGCGCGAGGGTGTGATCTGCCTCGACAACGGGGTCTACAAGCTGTGGTTCGCAAGGAACTACATGGCGCACCTGCCCAACACGATCCTGCTCGACAATGCGCTCGCCAGCATGGGCGCGGGCCTGCCCAGCGCGATCGCCACCGCGCTGGTCCATCCGCAGCGAAAGGTGCTGGCGGTGTGCGGCGATGGCGGCTTCATGATGAGCGGGCAGGAACTGGAAACGGCGGTGCGGCTGGGCGTCGACCTGACCGTGCTGATCCTGCGCGACGATGCCTATGGCATGATCCGTTGGAAGCAGAAGAACATGGGGCTGGCCGATTATGGCCTGACCTTCGGCAATCCCGATTTCGTCGACTACGCGCAAAGCTTCGGCGCGCATGGCCACCGGGTCGAGAGCGCGGAGCACCTCGAACAGCTGCTCGCCCAATGCCGCGATGCGGGCGGGGTGCATGTGATCGACTGTCCGGTCGACTATTCGGAAAACGATTCGCTGCTCAACCACGAGATCAAGGAACGCAGCGCGCAGCTTTGA
- a CDS encoding MAPEG family protein, with the protein MDIMLPVSLTSAAMFGLLALWLAVRCGRARLKAKVGHGDGGNPLLARRMRAQLNFVETAPFVLALIVLIELAGRGGMWLHLLSILFVFARILHGVGMDAEKGGVPRQIGVIVTMLTLLGLSVLAALIGFGVV; encoded by the coding sequence ATGGATATCATGCTGCCGGTGTCGCTGACCAGCGCCGCCATGTTCGGGCTGCTGGCGCTGTGGCTGGCGGTGCGCTGCGGCCGCGCGCGGCTGAAGGCCAAGGTCGGCCACGGCGATGGCGGCAACCCGCTGCTTGCCCGGCGGATGCGCGCACAGCTCAACTTCGTCGAGACCGCGCCCTTCGTGCTCGCGCTGATCGTGCTGATCGAACTGGCGGGGCGCGGCGGCATGTGGCTGCACCTCCTCTCCATCCTGTTCGTGTTCGCGCGAATCCTGCACGGCGTGGGAATGGACGCGGAGAAAGGCGGGGTGCCGCGGCAGATCGGTGTGATCGTGACGATGCTCACGCTGCTGGGGCTGAGCGTGCTTGCCGCGCTGATCGGCTTCGGGGTGGTCTGA
- a CDS encoding Flp family type IVb pilin produces the protein MITRHLLRDETGTSAIEYAVIMALIGVGLVGALNALGTETANSYSNAAVALEPAADEPAPAPTATPPRVPTRPGGGNRVPR, from the coding sequence ATGATTACCAGACACCTGCTGCGCGACGAGACGGGCACATCGGCGATCGAATATGCGGTCATCATGGCGCTGATCGGGGTTGGACTGGTCGGGGCGCTCAACGCGCTCGGGACGGAGACCGCGAACAGCTATTCCAATGCGGCGGTCGCGCTGGAGCCTGCTGCGGACGAACCCGCGCCTGCGCCCACGGCAACGCCCCCGCGCGTGCCCACCCGACCGGGCGGTGGCAATCGCGTGCCACGCTAA
- a CDS encoding MerR family transcriptional regulator: MARRSFDDGKDADALRTIGELGKALGIKAHVLRYWEEQFPMLQPLKRSGGRRYYRADDVALVETIDRLVNGEGYTLKGARAAIEKGRAGMNPADGDDEEPEAPREGVRRYLTARDLPDHDEPSAQQPHPRLRRAADRVLLDELKAIREGLAAAIGD; this comes from the coding sequence ATGGCCCGCCGCAGCTTCGACGATGGCAAGGACGCAGACGCGCTTCGGACCATCGGGGAGCTTGGCAAGGCGCTTGGCATAAAGGCGCACGTGCTGCGCTATTGGGAAGAGCAGTTCCCGATGCTGCAGCCTCTGAAACGGAGCGGAGGGCGCCGCTATTACCGGGCCGACGATGTCGCGCTGGTCGAAACGATCGACCGGCTGGTGAACGGCGAAGGCTACACTCTCAAGGGCGCACGCGCGGCGATCGAGAAGGGGCGGGCAGGCATGAATCCTGCAGACGGGGACGACGAGGAACCAGAAGCACCGCGCGAAGGCGTGCGCCGTTACCTGACCGCGCGCGACCTGCCCGACCACGACGAACCATCCGCACAACAGCCGCACCCGCGCCTGCGCCGCGCCGCCGACCGGGTCTTGCTCGACGAGCTGAAGGCGATCCGCGAGGGGCTGGCCGCCGCCATTGGCGACTAG
- the plsX gene encoding phosphate acyltransferase PlsX gives MSLPRIAVDAMGGDEGVRVMVEGAALARRRHEKFSFLLMGDRAQIERALESHPGLAGAAEIRHCESVVEGEDKPSQALRRAKGTSMGEAVAAVKRGEAGAAVSAGNTGALMAISKVALRTLPGIDRPALAALLPTLEEQDVIMLDLGANTECDARNLVQFAIMGAAYSRIVTGRPRPRVRLLNIGTEDIKGTGEVQEAAKHLRAAKTLAIDFDGFVEADKINRGDVDVVVTDGFSGNIALKAIEGSARFVTDLLKTAFRSSLRSKIGFLVSRPATELLRHHLDPNNHNGAVFLGLNGVVVKSHGSATANGVANAVAVAARLLEEDLTARIGEDLAELGDSLMANGHRTPSDSSKIESSAK, from the coding sequence ATGAGTCTTCCGCGTATCGCCGTCGACGCGATGGGCGGCGACGAAGGCGTGCGCGTGATGGTCGAGGGTGCAGCCCTCGCCCGCCGTCGGCACGAGAAGTTCAGCTTCCTGCTGATGGGCGACCGTGCGCAGATCGAGCGCGCGCTGGAGAGCCATCCCGGCCTCGCCGGCGCGGCCGAGATCCGCCATTGCGAATCGGTGGTCGAGGGCGAGGACAAGCCTTCGCAGGCGCTCCGCCGTGCCAAGGGCACGTCGATGGGCGAGGCTGTCGCCGCAGTGAAACGCGGCGAAGCCGGCGCCGCGGTCAGCGCGGGCAATACCGGTGCGCTGATGGCGATCAGCAAGGTCGCGCTGCGCACCCTGCCGGGGATCGACCGGCCCGCGCTCGCCGCATTGCTTCCCACGCTCGAAGAGCAGGACGTCATCATGCTCGACCTCGGTGCCAATACCGAGTGCGACGCGCGCAACCTCGTCCAGTTCGCGATCATGGGTGCGGCCTATTCCCGCATCGTCACCGGGCGTCCGCGTCCGCGCGTGCGACTGCTCAATATCGGTACTGAAGACATCAAGGGCACCGGCGAAGTGCAGGAAGCGGCAAAGCACCTGAGAGCGGCCAAGACGCTGGCGATCGACTTCGACGGCTTCGTCGAGGCGGACAAGATCAACCGCGGCGATGTCGACGTGGTGGTGACCGACGGTTTCTCCGGCAATATCGCGCTGAAGGCCATCGAAGGCTCGGCCCGGTTCGTGACCGACCTGCTCAAGACCGCGTTCCGCTCCTCGCTGCGGTCAAAGATCGGCTTCCTCGTCTCGCGCCCCGCGACCGAGCTGCTGCGTCACCATCTGGACCCCAACAACCACAACGGCGCGGTCTTCCTCGGCCTCAACGGCGTGGTCGTGAAAAGCCACGGCAGCGCCACGGCCAATGGCGTCGCCAACGCGGTCGCAGTGGCAGCGCGGCTGCTGGAAGAAGACCTCACCGCGCGGATCGGCGAAGACCTCGCCGAACTGGGCGACAGCCTGATGGCCAATGGCCACCGTACCCCCAGCGACTCAAGCAAGATCGAGAGCAGCGCCAAGTGA
- a CDS encoding MBL fold metallo-hydrolase, which translates to MKAAILPVTPLQQNCSLIWCTQTNKAALIDPGGDLDKLKAGVAKAGVELEKILITHGHLDHCGQAGMLAKELGLPIEGPHEADRFWIARLDEDGARFQMEAASFEPDRWLEDGDTVTVGNLTLEVIHCPGHTPGHVIFFNRDRKFAIVGDVLFQGSIGRTDFPMSDHQNLIDAITRKLWPLGNDVTFIPGHGPTSTFGQERRTNPFVGDAALA; encoded by the coding sequence ATGAAAGCCGCGATCCTGCCGGTGACGCCGCTGCAGCAGAACTGCTCGCTGATCTGGTGTACCCAGACCAACAAGGCCGCGTTGATCGATCCCGGTGGCGATCTCGACAAGCTGAAGGCGGGCGTCGCCAAGGCGGGTGTGGAGCTGGAGAAGATCCTCATCACCCACGGCCACCTCGACCATTGCGGGCAGGCGGGGATGCTGGCGAAGGAGCTGGGCTTGCCGATCGAGGGTCCGCACGAGGCGGACCGGTTCTGGATTGCGCGGCTCGATGAAGACGGCGCGCGGTTCCAGATGGAGGCGGCGAGCTTCGAGCCCGACCGGTGGCTGGAGGATGGCGACACCGTCACCGTCGGCAATCTGACGCTGGAGGTGATCCACTGCCCCGGCCACACGCCGGGCCACGTGATCTTCTTCAACCGCGACCGCAAGTTCGCGATCGTGGGCGATGTGCTGTTCCAGGGCAGCATCGGGCGGACCGATTTCCCGATGAGCGATCATCAGAACCTGATCGACGCGATCACCAGGAAGCTGTGGCCGCTGGGCAACGACGTCACCTTCATCCCCGGCCACGGCCCGACCAGCACCTTCGGCCAGGAACGCCGCACCAACCCCTTCGTGGGCGATGCGGCGCTGGCGTGA
- a CDS encoding beta-ketoacyl-ACP synthase III: protein MIRSLIRGAGSAMPQRVVTNEELAGRLDTSDEWIVERTGIRQRHIAGEGETTGTLAIAAARAALADAGIDAKKIDLIVLATATPDNTFPATATKVQAALGCNGCPAFDVQAVCSGFLYAMTTADAMLRSGQATCALVIGAETFSRILDWEDRTTAVLFGDGAGAIVLEAQDVAEGTAKSEGSGILTSQLHADGAQHDLLYVDGGPSTTQTVGHLRMKGREVFRHAVGNLAQVLGDVVAKAGITVDQIDWVVPHQANIRILEATAKKLGLAPEKVIVTVDRHANTSAASVPLAFAAARADGRIKPGDLVLFEAMGGGFTWGASLVRL, encoded by the coding sequence GTGATCCGCTCCCTCATCCGCGGGGCTGGCTCTGCCATGCCCCAACGCGTCGTGACCAATGAAGAGCTGGCAGGCCGGCTCGACACCAGCGACGAGTGGATCGTGGAGCGCACCGGCATCCGCCAGCGCCATATCGCGGGCGAGGGGGAAACCACCGGCACGCTGGCGATCGCGGCGGCGCGCGCCGCGCTGGCCGATGCGGGGATCGACGCGAAGAAGATCGACCTGATCGTTCTCGCCACCGCGACGCCCGACAACACCTTCCCCGCGACCGCCACCAAGGTGCAGGCCGCGCTGGGCTGCAATGGCTGCCCCGCGTTCGACGTGCAGGCGGTATGCTCCGGCTTCCTCTATGCGATGACCACCGCCGACGCGATGCTGCGTAGCGGGCAGGCGACCTGCGCGCTGGTGATCGGCGCGGAAACCTTCAGCCGCATTCTCGACTGGGAAGACCGCACCACCGCCGTGCTGTTCGGCGACGGCGCAGGCGCGATCGTGCTGGAAGCGCAGGACGTTGCCGAGGGCACCGCGAAAAGCGAGGGGTCGGGCATCCTGACCTCGCAGCTCCATGCAGACGGCGCGCAGCACGACCTGCTCTATGTCGATGGCGGCCCATCGACCACGCAGACCGTGGGCCATCTGCGGATGAAGGGGCGCGAGGTGTTCCGCCACGCGGTTGGCAATCTGGCGCAGGTGCTGGGCGATGTGGTCGCCAAGGCAGGCATCACCGTCGACCAGATCGACTGGGTGGTGCCGCACCAGGCCAATATCCGCATTCTGGAAGCGACCGCCAAGAAGCTTGGCCTGGCGCCCGAAAAGGTAATCGTCACGGTCGACCGGCACGCCAACACGTCTGCCGCATCCGTGCCGCTCGCCTTCGCCGCCGCGCGCGCGGACGGGCGGATCAAACCGGGCGATCTGGTGCTGTTCGAAGCGATGGGCGGCGGGTTCACCTGGGGCGCAAGCCTGGTCCGGCTCTGA
- a CDS encoding cytochrome c, with protein sequence MEHRLIGGKGGGTLPQGLEKGSQTMKPQFVLLAAVGTLALAACQPDTPVQSATAAQPQPSRAELAQTDADGVPMLVGAVCGSCHAVTPGTLSPLPQAPTFPEIANRDGLTRETLTAYLRDAHNYPDIMDVGLTDADVALVTDYMLSLKDSDYRRPPS encoded by the coding sequence ATGGAACACCGATTGATCGGTGGCAAGGGCGGCGGTACCCTTCCCCAAGGCCTGGAGAAGGGATCGCAGACCATGAAGCCGCAATTCGTCCTGCTCGCAGCCGTGGGCACTCTCGCACTGGCAGCTTGCCAGCCGGATACGCCCGTGCAGTCGGCCACCGCTGCCCAGCCGCAACCGAGCCGCGCGGAGCTTGCCCAGACCGATGCGGACGGCGTGCCGATGCTGGTTGGCGCGGTGTGCGGCAGCTGCCACGCGGTAACGCCGGGCACGCTGTCGCCCCTGCCGCAGGCGCCGACTTTCCCCGAAATCGCCAACCGCGACGGGCTGACCCGCGAAACGCTGACGGCGTACCTGCGCGATGCGCACAACTACCCCGACATCATGGATGTGGGGCTGACCGACGCGGACGTCGCGCTGGTCACCGATTACATGCTGTCTCTGAAAGACTCCGACTACCGCCGCCCCCCGTCCTGA
- a CDS encoding LexA family transcriptional regulator encodes MSDDRPSAGSLSGDPARVRLLELAQARGSSLAALSKLIDRNSSYLQQFIRKGSPRKLEEQDRRTLAQFFGVDESELAPEMSGAEEKSYATSRYSAGDEDFHAIPRLSLAAAAGPGQFANGEAPFDNFGFSGRWLRENGFDPKMLSALTVEGDSMEPLLRHGDEILIDRGSRFERDGVHVVRMGDTLMVKRLASAGAGRIALLSQNLAYPPVEVGLDEIEVLGRVVWKSGRL; translated from the coding sequence ATGAGCGATGATCGACCCTCTGCGGGCAGCCTGTCAGGCGATCCGGCGCGTGTGCGCCTGCTCGAACTCGCGCAGGCGCGCGGTTCCAGCCTTGCGGCGCTTTCCAAGCTTATCGACCGCAATTCCAGCTATTTGCAGCAGTTCATCCGCAAGGGGAGCCCGCGCAAGCTGGAGGAGCAGGACCGGCGCACGCTGGCCCAGTTCTTCGGTGTCGACGAGAGTGAACTGGCCCCCGAGATGAGTGGCGCGGAGGAAAAATCCTATGCCACGTCTCGCTACTCTGCGGGCGACGAGGATTTCCACGCGATCCCGCGACTCTCGCTCGCCGCGGCGGCCGGGCCGGGGCAATTCGCCAATGGCGAGGCGCCGTTCGACAATTTCGGCTTTTCGGGCCGCTGGCTGCGCGAAAACGGGTTCGATCCGAAAATGCTCTCCGCGCTCACCGTGGAGGGCGATTCGATGGAGCCGCTGCTGCGCCATGGCGACGAAATCCTGATCGATCGCGGATCTCGGTTCGAGCGGGACGGGGTCCATGTCGTGCGCATGGGCGACACGCTGATGGTCAAGCGGCTGGCGAGCGCCGGGGCGGGGCGGATCGCCCTGCTCAGCCAGAATCTCGCCTACCCGCCGGTGGAGGTGGGGCTGGACGAGATCGAGGTGCTGGGCCGCGTGGTGTGGAAGAGCGGGCGGTTGTGA
- the rpmF gene encoding 50S ribosomal protein L32: MAVPKRKVSPHRRGNRRSHDSLKVEAFHECDNCGELKRPHNMCGHCGHYNGRLVLEPKGL, encoded by the coding sequence ATGGCCGTCCCCAAGAGAAAAGTATCGCCGCATCGCCGGGGCAATCGGCGCTCGCACGATTCGCTGAAGGTCGAAGCCTTCCACGAATGCGACAATTGCGGCGAATTGAAGCGCCCGCACAACATGTGCGGCCACTGCGGTCATTATAATGGCCGCCTGGTGCTCGAGCCCAAGGGCCTCTGA
- a CDS encoding integration host factor subunit alpha: MSHLRHHVIIARLSAVYRGSFENTRQEQKKGFLTMSRSAGTLTRADLAETINRKLGFSRAESLALVESILAHMCDSLKDGENVKISGFGSFVLRDKKERVGRNPKTGVEVPITPRRVMTFRASQTLRDRIADGS, translated from the coding sequence GTGTCGCATTTGCGGCACCACGTAATCATTGCTAGGCTTTCGGCGGTTTATCGAGGCTCTTTCGAGAACACCCGGCAAGAACAGAAAAAGGGATTCCTCACGATGTCGCGCTCGGCGGGTACGCTGACCAGGGCCGATCTGGCCGAAACCATCAATCGCAAACTCGGCTTCAGCCGCGCGGAATCGCTGGCGCTGGTCGAATCGATCCTCGCGCATATGTGCGATTCCCTGAAGGACGGCGAGAACGTCAAGATTTCCGGCTTCGGTAGCTTCGTGCTGCGCGACAAGAAGGAACGCGTCGGCCGCAACCCCAAGACCGGGGTTGAGGTGCCGATCACCCCGCGCCGGGTAATGACCTTCCGCGCCAGCCAGACCCTGCGCGACCGGATCGCAGACGGAAGCTGA